Proteins encoded in a region of the Diadema setosum chromosome 7, eeDiaSeto1, whole genome shotgun sequence genome:
- the LOC140230932 gene encoding epithelial sodium channel subunit gamma-2-like produces the protein MDMTMITQGQDAKDEEKMNGSSSPMSTADAIKDFVDNTTTHGVPQILRSDQSRLFRLTWAVITATALSLLLFQGSNTIIDFFHRQTTSKISIITRKELFFPSVTICNLNMMRRSKLNGTRFEGLVALDEQHAHLHDNSTAQGSSDSSSDFGFWDQFPDSSSSSTRSGGLQSPSSPGTPQSSYSISSESSYAWDSDWGSFLFPTWENVTDPNDWESVYNGSRMSDFSDLQDYVKPTREELDEYGQPGVDLIRQCTFDKGPCSFEKFKKIQDIRYGNCYIFNQFKKSANKTRSTGSQYGLHLTLFVDEPEYVGVLSPEVGVVVSINHPSIFPFPEDDGILVSTGQVAYIGLKRTHITRLPEPYGDCVKGGKNYYAPDKYDFSKRSCYKMCLEEAMLKQCNCVTDILVNGTMCSPTNKTEKKCRTDVFKKYIRNTLGCECENPCE, from the exons ATGGATATGACCATGATAACACAAGGCCAAGACGCTAAGGATGAGGAAAAGATGAATGGCTCCTCGTCCCCGATGAGTACAGCCGATGCCATCAAGGACTTCGTTGATAACACGACCACGCACGGTGTGCCACAAATCCTGAGATCAGATCAGTCCCGTCTATTTCGTCTTACGTGGGCCGTCATCACAGCGACCGCCCTGAGCTTGCTGCTGTTTCAGGGCTCGAACACCATCATCGACTTCTTCCACAGACAGACGACGTCAAAAATCTCTATCATCACCAGAAAGGAACTTTTCTTCCCGTCTGTCACTATTTGCAACCTGAACATGATGAGAAGAAGCAAACTGAACG GGACACGTTTCGAAGGACTGGTAGCTTTGGATGAACAGCATGCTCACCTCCACGACAATTCCACAGCGCAAGGATCCAGCGACAGCAGTTCGGACTTCGGGTTCTGGGATCAGTTCCCGGATTCGTCCTCTAGTTCAACCAGGTCCGGCGGTCTTCAATCTCCTTCCAGCCCCGGCACTCCTCAGTCTTCTTACAGCATATCCTCTGAATCATCTTATGCATGGGACTCTGACTGGGGATCCTTTCTTTTCCCCACCTGGGAAAACGTGACAGACCCTAACGACTGGGAATCTGTATACAATGGGTCTCGAATGTCGGATTTTAGCGACCTGCAGGATTATGTGAAACCCACTCGGGAAGAACTGGACGAGTACGGACAGCCTGGCGTGGACCTGATTAGACAATGCACCTTCGACAAGGGGCCCTGCTCATTTGA AAAATTCAAGAAGATCCAAGACATTCGCTACGGGAATTGTTATATTTTTAACCAGTTCAAGAAATCGGCCAACAAAACAAGAAGCACGGGCTCGCAATACG GTCTGCACTTGACTCTGTTCGTGGATGAGCCAGAATATGTTGGTGTCCTCAGTCCGGAAGTAGGAGTAGTCGTATCCATCAATCATCCATCCATTTTTCCCTTTCCTGAAGACGATGGCATCCTCGTATCTACCGGACAGGTTGCATACATTGGACTTAAAAGG ACGCACATCACTCGTCTCCCAGAGCCATAcggtgactgcgtgaaaggcgGGAAGAATTACTACGCTCCGGACAAATACGACTTTTCCAAGCGTTCGTGCTATAAAATGTGCCTGGAAGAAGCGATGTTGAAGCAGTGCAACTGTGTCACCGACATCCTTGTCAATGGTACCATGTGCTCCCCCACCAACAAGACAGAGA AGAAATGCCGTACTGACGTCTTCAAAAAGTACATCAGGAATACACTTGGCTGTGAGTGCGAAAACCCGTGCGAGTGA